The following coding sequences lie in one Arachis hypogaea cultivar Tifrunner chromosome 4, arahy.Tifrunner.gnm2.J5K5, whole genome shotgun sequence genomic window:
- the LOC112796558 gene encoding uncharacterized protein, with protein MKETEIRSRGWRGSQSRASGEEKRERRASSGGPHRRRPAACRSPPTSKKKEIRIGSEEGRVSRRAVALPSPRRVAAPPIILTAPHNELRSLATRCILPVPFFTPSHSFVAAAVDRRGSLIRERSEGRASPEESLAPPPPLFAAPSSLACAVASRARGRRAVREIRHVSAVADSHAAVVLLAAAPLLEEESSPVLSLTTVSVGAAATVAGASGRASTAGKPLLEPVSFGFHRELPPPETTAVILITGDDSVTFGITAEAPGRVSAA; from the coding sequence ATGAAAGAAACCGAAATTAGAAGCAGAGGATGGAGAGGGAGTCAGAGTCGCGCGTCAGgggaagagaagagggagaggcGAGCCAGCAGCGGTGGGCCTCACCGTCGCCGCCCTGCTGCTTGCCGTTCGCCACCAACGTCGAAGAAGAAGGAGATCAGAATCGGAAGTGAAGAGGGTCGCGTTTCACGCCGTGCAGTCGCGTTGCCCTCACCGCGTCGTGTCGCCGCGCCGCCAATCATCCTCACCGCACCCCACAACGAGCTGCGTTCCCTAGCCACCCGTTGCATCCTCCCTGTGCCGTTCTTCACGCCATCGCATTCCTTCGTCGCCGCCGCCGTTGACAGAAGAGGGAGTTTGATCCGAGAGCGCAGTGAGGGAAGGGCGTCGCCGGAGGAGAGCCTGGCACCGCCGCCGCCACTGTTCGCCGCGCCGTCATCTCTAGCCTGCGCCGTTGCTAGTCGCGCGAGGGGGAGACGCGCCGTGAGGGAGATCCGTCACGTTTCTGCCGTCGCCGATTCACACGCCGCCGTTGTGCTCCTTGCCGCAGCGCCGCTGCTGGAAGAGGAGAGCTCGCCAGTTCTGTCTCTCACTACCGTCTCCGTCGGAGCTGCCGCCACGGtcgccggagcttctggccgaGCCTCAACCGCCGGGAAACCGTTACTGGAGCCTGTGTCATTTGGATTTCATCGCGAGTTACCTCCACCAGAAACCACCGCTGTGATTCTGATCACCGGGGACGACTCTGTGACTTTCGGGATCACCGCTGAAGCTCCAGGCAGAGTTTCTGCCGCTTGA